The Cydia splendana chromosome 8, ilCydSple1.2, whole genome shotgun sequence genome contains a region encoding:
- the LOC134793276 gene encoding uncharacterized protein LOC134793276 gives MTSMASDCESNVSGFITCNDRTISQMYLSAIEGMESINQDLLQIANNMKRIVSQAGPLESQLNALLRALPDPNLQMNMDTE, from the exons atgacCTCCATGGCATCGGACTGTGAATCGAACGTTAGTGGGTTTATAACTTGTAATGACCGGACCATCTCCCAAATGTATTTGTCAGCTATTGAG GGAATGGAGTCAATAAACCAAGATTTGCTGCAAATAGCGAACAACATGAAGAGGATTGTGAGCCAGGCGGGCCCCCTGGAGAGCCAGCTAAATGCTTTGCTCCGAGCCCTGCCAGACCCCAACCTGCAAATGAACATGGACACGGAATGA